A genomic segment from Stappia indica encodes:
- a CDS encoding transglutaminase family protein, with protein sequence MRLSVRHVTRYRYDHPLAHMVQQLRLTPPNLVGQKVVAWTIDVPGYDRAAHYIDAFGNPVAIVSHREAMSELTITVEGVVETQDQAGVIGFPPSPTPDNVFLRYTPLTKANPAIRRLGALAERSEADAISGFHDLMQAIRDKVAYRTGVTEVHTAAVDALNAGEGVCQDHAHIFIAAARSIGVPARYISGYMLLDDGQGSEAHHAWAEVLLPQLGWVGFDISNGMCPTDRYIRLTCGLDSRSAAPIRGIRTGGSGENMDVEVAVSQESQQAQQ encoded by the coding sequence ATGCGCCTCAGCGTCAGACACGTGACCCGCTACCGGTACGACCATCCGCTGGCCCACATGGTCCAGCAGCTGCGCCTGACGCCGCCGAACCTGGTGGGACAGAAGGTGGTCGCCTGGACCATCGACGTGCCGGGCTACGACCGGGCCGCGCACTACATCGACGCCTTCGGCAATCCGGTCGCCATCGTCAGCCACCGCGAGGCGATGAGCGAGCTGACCATCACTGTCGAGGGCGTGGTCGAGACGCAGGACCAGGCGGGCGTCATCGGCTTCCCCCCGAGCCCGACGCCCGACAACGTGTTCCTCCGCTACACCCCGCTGACCAAGGCCAACCCGGCGATCCGCCGGCTCGGCGCACTGGCCGAGCGCAGCGAGGCGGACGCGATCTCCGGTTTCCACGACCTGATGCAGGCGATCCGCGACAAGGTCGCCTACCGCACCGGCGTCACCGAGGTGCATACCGCGGCCGTCGATGCGCTGAATGCCGGCGAAGGCGTGTGCCAGGACCATGCGCATATCTTCATCGCCGCGGCCCGTTCCATCGGCGTGCCGGCGCGCTATATATCAGGCTACATGCTGCTGGACGACGGACAGGGATCGGAGGCGCATCACGCCTGGGCCGAGGTCCTGCTGCCGCAGCTCGGCTGGGTCGGCTTCGACATCTCGAACGGCATGTGCCCGACCGACCGCTACATCCGCCTCACCTGCGGCCTCGACTCGCGCTCCGCCGCGCCGATCCGCGGGATCCGCACGGGCGGGTCCGGCGAGAACATGGATGTGGAGGTGGCGGTTTCACAGGAATCGCAGCAAGCTCAGCAATAG
- a CDS encoding proteasome-type protease, which produces MTYCVGLKLDRGIVMAADTRTNAGLDNVATFKKLHVWEKPGDRVICMMAAGNLAVTQSVVSLLSERLKSEEPGRPTLHSVDTMFQAARLVGSAVRDVRAIDGEALAANSESFSVTFLLGGQIKGEAPRLFQIYSAGNFIEASADTPFLQIGEHKYGKPILDRVTQADMRLGQAAKLVLLSFNSTLRSNLSVGMPIDMLLYNTDSFSAHRQTRIRENDPYFADLSRMWSEKLRDAVAEIPDFEI; this is translated from the coding sequence ATGACCTATTGTGTCGGTCTGAAGCTCGATCGCGGCATCGTGATGGCCGCTGACACGCGCACCAATGCCGGGCTCGACAATGTCGCCACCTTCAAGAAGCTGCATGTGTGGGAAAAGCCCGGCGACCGGGTGATCTGCATGATGGCGGCCGGGAACCTGGCCGTCACCCAGTCGGTGGTGAGCCTTTTGAGCGAGCGGCTGAAGAGCGAGGAGCCGGGCCGGCCGACGCTGCATTCGGTCGACACCATGTTCCAGGCCGCGCGGCTGGTGGGCAGCGCGGTGCGCGACGTGCGCGCCATCGACGGCGAGGCGCTGGCCGCCAATTCCGAGAGCTTCAGCGTCACCTTCCTGCTCGGCGGCCAGATCAAGGGCGAGGCGCCGCGCCTCTTCCAGATCTATTCGGCCGGCAACTTCATCGAGGCCTCGGCCGACACGCCCTTCCTGCAGATCGGCGAGCACAAATACGGCAAGCCGATCCTCGACCGGGTGACGCAGGCGGACATGCGCCTCGGCCAGGCGGCGAAGCTGGTGCTGCTGTCGTTCAACTCGACCCTGCGCTCCAACCTGTCGGTCGGCATGCCCATCGACATGCTGCTCTACAACACCGACAGTTTTTCCGCCCACCGCCAGACCCGCATCCGCGAGAACGACCCCTATTTCGCGGACCTGTCGCGCATGTGGTCGGAAAAGCTGCGCGACGCGGTCGCCGAGATCCCCGACTTCGAGATCTGA
- a CDS encoding ATP-binding cassette domain-containing protein, producing the protein MGDALAPPSPAIAVRGLDHWFGSGEARKQVLFDIDLEIRRGELVVLMGASGSGKTTLLTLIGCLRQVEAGSVVLLGRELKGASEAELVACRRQLGFIFQAHNLHESLTALQNVHMGLAVHGDRVTGDGRAAARHVLGLVGLSERVDYLPGNLSGGQKQRVAVARALVGNPPVVLADEPTAALDRDSGLAVVEMLRRLGRERGTTTLMVTHDNRILDLADRIVRMEDGRILEG; encoded by the coding sequence ATGGGCGACGCGTTGGCGCCCCCCTCTCCGGCCATTGCCGTGCGCGGTCTCGATCACTGGTTCGGCAGCGGCGAGGCGCGCAAGCAGGTGCTGTTCGATATCGATCTGGAGATCCGGCGCGGCGAGCTGGTGGTGCTGATGGGGGCGTCGGGCTCCGGCAAGACGACGCTGCTCACCCTGATCGGCTGCCTGCGCCAGGTCGAGGCAGGTTCGGTGGTTCTGCTCGGCCGCGAGCTCAAGGGCGCCAGCGAGGCGGAGCTCGTTGCGTGCCGGCGGCAGCTCGGCTTCATCTTCCAGGCGCACAATCTGCACGAAAGCCTCACCGCCCTGCAGAACGTCCATATGGGTCTCGCCGTCCATGGCGACCGCGTCACCGGCGACGGGAGAGCGGCGGCGCGCCATGTGCTCGGCCTCGTCGGCCTGTCGGAGCGGGTGGACTACCTGCCGGGCAATCTCTCCGGCGGGCAGAAGCAGCGTGTCGCCGTCGCGAGGGCGCTGGTCGGCAACCCGCCGGTGGTGCTGGCCGACGAGCCGACCGCCGCGCTCGACCGCGACAGCGGCCTTGCCGTTGTCGAGATGCTGCGCCGGCTCGGCCGCGAACGCGGCACCACCACGCTGATGGTCACCCACGACAACCGCATCCTCGACCTTGCCGACCGCATCGTGCGGATGGAGGACGGGCGCATCCTCGAGGGGTGA
- the devC gene encoding ABC transporter permease DevC: MTGPLTPLLTPLLTPMLTGLLGRLPIGWLQLVHNKGRLAAALSGVAFANVLIFMQLGFLGALVESIRLPYTVLNGDILVSASDANTLFDGSPLPRNRLYQALAVEGVASATGFYYGRIDWKQPDGTIRTMDLFGVDPTGAPFSDPLLARQAENLMLPDTALMDSLTRNVPGDLFAAVEAGEPYRFETRGREITVTGTFEIGGGFSADGYLVVSDQTFLRLFPARLPGAPNYVLVRLAPGADPAAVLADLRAALPASDTAVWTLDEAAARDQRFQTTQKPVGVVFGFGVVIGVLVGVIIVYQVLSTDVADHIREYATFKAMGYPQRFFLGIVFEEAFILALFGFVPGVLVALGLYAAVAAGTGLPIFMPAGRPVLVFLGTLAMCALSGAIATRRLARANPAELF; this comes from the coding sequence GTGACGGGCCCGCTCACTCCCCTGCTCACCCCCCTGCTCACTCCCATGCTCACCGGGCTGCTCGGCCGGCTGCCCATCGGCTGGCTGCAGCTCGTGCACAACAAGGGGCGTCTGGCCGCTGCGCTCTCCGGCGTTGCCTTCGCCAATGTGCTGATCTTCATGCAGCTCGGCTTTCTCGGCGCGCTGGTGGAGAGCATCCGCCTTCCCTACACGGTGCTGAACGGCGACATCCTCGTCTCCGCCTCCGATGCCAACACCCTGTTCGACGGCAGCCCGCTGCCGCGCAACCGGCTCTACCAGGCGCTTGCCGTGGAGGGCGTCGCCTCCGCCACCGGCTTCTACTACGGCCGCATCGACTGGAAGCAGCCGGACGGCACCATCCGCACCATGGACCTGTTCGGCGTCGACCCGACCGGCGCGCCCTTTAGTGATCCTCTTCTCGCCCGACAGGCCGAGAACCTGATGCTGCCCGACACCGCCTTGATGGACAGCCTGACCCGCAATGTGCCGGGCGACCTGTTCGCCGCCGTGGAGGCCGGCGAACCCTATCGCTTCGAGACGCGGGGGCGGGAGATCACGGTGACGGGCACGTTCGAGATCGGCGGCGGCTTTTCCGCCGACGGCTATCTCGTCGTCTCCGATCAGACCTTCCTGCGCCTGTTCCCCGCCCGCCTGCCCGGCGCGCCCAATTATGTGCTGGTGCGCCTTGCACCGGGTGCCGACCCGGCAGCCGTGCTTGCGGATCTGCGCGCGGCGCTGCCGGCCTCCGACACTGCGGTGTGGACGCTGGACGAGGCTGCGGCCCGCGATCAGCGCTTCCAGACGACGCAGAAGCCGGTCGGCGTCGTCTTCGGCTTCGGCGTCGTCATCGGCGTCCTCGTCGGCGTCATCATCGTCTATCAGGTGCTGTCCACCGACGTTGCCGACCACATCCGCGAATACGCGACCTTCAAGGCGATGGGCTATCCGCAGCGCTTCTTCCTCGGCATCGTCTTCGAGGAGGCCTTCATCCTCGCCCTGTTCGGCTTCGTGCCCGGCGTGCTCGTGGCGCTCGGCCTTTATGCGGCGGTCGCCGCCGGCACCGGCCTGCCGATCTTCATGCCCGCCGGGCGGCCGGTCCTCGTCTTCCTCGGCACGCTCGCCATGTGCGCGCTGTCGGGCGCCATCGCCACGCGGCGGCTGGCGCGGGCCAATCCGGCGGAGCTGTTCTGA
- a CDS encoding HlyD family efflux transporter periplasmic adaptor subunit: MSSIPNPAAGAKAQAGAQAGAEAGAGPSAAAAPSAEVSALPLSVVRRESGRPGPVRPRLWTILSRLRSLALGLALVGAGLAAGAALQARGSLPWQAGDEGAAGGPPPAATGQETTAVFGLGRLLPDGFVVTVAPPFGAGDARIARLLVAEGERVEAGQPLAELDNRPQLLAALASAEAAVHLREAELARQRVFVEASRAESRAALERSKVAAATARRELERSQELLARGHVTRATHDDALARSEAAEREVESARATLGRYTADTPDAPPDIAVALRNLDAARAALALAQADLARSQVLAPAGGVVLDIHVRPGERPGERGILDMGDIDKMMAEVEVYQSRIGAIETGDTVEITGEAFEGAIAGTVERIGWDVGRQTATGADPAARTDARVIKVHVAIDPADIARVRRFTNLQVTARIITGEGT, encoded by the coding sequence ATGTCCTCAATCCCGAACCCCGCCGCGGGCGCCAAAGCGCAAGCCGGAGCGCAGGCCGGAGCGGAAGCCGGAGCCGGGCCCTCTGCCGCCGCCGCGCCGTCCGCCGAGGTCTCCGCCCTGCCGCTTTCGGTCGTGCGGCGCGAGTCGGGGCGTCCCGGCCCGGTCCGCCCGCGACTATGGACGATCCTCTCTCGCCTGCGTAGCCTTGCGCTCGGCCTTGCCCTCGTCGGCGCCGGCCTTGCCGCCGGTGCCGCGCTTCAGGCGCGCGGAAGTCTCCCCTGGCAGGCCGGCGACGAGGGAGCTGCGGGCGGCCCGCCGCCTGCGGCAACTGGGCAGGAAACGACCGCCGTCTTCGGCCTCGGCCGGTTGCTGCCGGACGGGTTCGTCGTCACCGTCGCGCCGCCCTTCGGGGCGGGCGATGCCCGCATCGCGCGGCTGCTGGTTGCGGAGGGCGAGCGCGTCGAGGCGGGCCAGCCGCTGGCCGAGCTCGACAACCGCCCGCAGCTTCTGGCCGCGCTCGCCTCGGCTGAGGCCGCCGTGCACCTGCGCGAGGCGGAGCTTGCCCGCCAGCGGGTCTTTGTCGAGGCCAGCCGGGCGGAATCGCGCGCAGCACTCGAACGCTCGAAGGTTGCCGCCGCCACGGCCCGTCGCGAGCTGGAGCGCTCGCAGGAGCTGCTCGCCCGCGGCCATGTCACCCGCGCCACCCATGACGATGCGCTCGCCCGGTCCGAGGCGGCGGAACGCGAGGTGGAGAGCGCGCGGGCGACCCTTGGCCGCTACACTGCCGACACGCCGGATGCCCCGCCGGATATCGCCGTTGCCCTGCGCAATCTCGATGCCGCGCGGGCAGCCCTTGCCCTGGCGCAGGCCGATCTTGCCCGCTCGCAGGTCTTGGCGCCGGCCGGCGGCGTCGTGCTCGACATCCATGTGCGGCCCGGCGAGCGGCCGGGCGAGCGCGGCATTCTCGACATGGGCGACATCGACAAGATGATGGCGGAGGTCGAGGTCTACCAGTCGCGCATCGGCGCTATCGAGACTGGCGATACGGTCGAGATCACCGGCGAGGCCTTCGAGGGGGCCATTGCGGGCACGGTAGAGCGGATCGGCTGGGATGTCGGCCGCCAGACCGCGACCGGCGCCGATCCGGCCGCGCGCACCGACGCGCGCGTGATCAAGGTCCATGTCGCCATCGATCCGGCAGACATCGCCCGCGTGCGCCGCTTCACCAATCTGCAGGTCACCGCCCGCATCATAACGGGAGAGGGGACGTGA
- a CDS encoding TetR/AcrR family transcriptional regulator, whose protein sequence is MTESDSAAESPRPRRRRKEARPGEIIDAGLQEFAENGFAATRLEDVARRAGIAKGTIYRYFASKEDLFEAALSSRITPFFDDVAGLVAAYPGSSEELVRTALPRIYKALFEDGLHVLMRIIITEGGRFPAIAELYHRRVISRGQEVIAALVRRGVERGEFRRSALTELPIVIVAPAVMTIVWKMTFDRFEPIETRRFLAAHVDMVLEGLLAKDKGGTEAADG, encoded by the coding sequence ATGACGGAGAGCGATTCCGCTGCGGAAAGCCCGCGCCCGCGGCGCCGGCGCAAAGAGGCACGCCCTGGCGAGATCATCGATGCGGGCCTGCAGGAATTCGCCGAGAACGGTTTCGCGGCGACGCGGCTGGAAGACGTCGCCCGGCGGGCCGGCATCGCCAAGGGCACGATCTACCGCTATTTCGCGAGCAAGGAGGATCTGTTCGAGGCGGCGCTTTCCTCGCGCATCACCCCCTTCTTCGACGATGTGGCGGGGCTGGTCGCGGCCTATCCCGGCTCATCGGAAGAGCTGGTGCGCACCGCCCTGCCCCGCATCTACAAGGCGCTGTTCGAGGACGGGCTGCATGTGTTGATGCGCATCATCATCACGGAAGGCGGGCGCTTTCCCGCGATTGCCGAGCTGTACCACCGCCGGGTCATCAGCCGCGGCCAGGAGGTGATCGCCGCGCTCGTCCGCCGCGGGGTCGAGCGCGGCGAGTTCCGCCGCAGCGCGCTGACCGAGTTGCCGATCGTGATCGTCGCACCGGCGGTGATGACCATCGTCTGGAAGATGACCTTCGACCGGTTCGAGCCCATCGAGACCCGGCGCTTCCTCGCTGCCCATGTCGACATGGTGCTGGAGGGGCTGCTGGCGAAGGACAAAGGCGGAACGGAAGCGGCAGACGGCTGA
- a CDS encoding endonuclease/exonuclease/phosphatase family protein translates to MLKRGKDFLTVGFWNIEKHNVVREDPSQPFGYSMTHSTEMIVESIVSWYRYAKFDILILAEVTESKGGGEKFAEFLANRMCAVGYPGPRMRGGFSWFPNSAGNVGVCNFAYLWDERLPCLVGLGDRITFEWERDHVRPTMFMDAGIMTIGGIHAKAVIKDQAAEEILESCHKLDRRNKPAALIGDMNIGFETFPVFTKRELNDFGWDQVPPGIAPTHVPRSERFRSRVLDYIWRNGGISQCIAEPPMPQYQMWTVNDHAPVQYHLACRAGELPV, encoded by the coding sequence ATGCTGAAGCGCGGCAAGGATTTTCTCACCGTCGGGTTCTGGAACATCGAGAAGCACAACGTCGTGCGGGAGGACCCCAGCCAGCCCTTCGGATATTCGATGACGCACAGCACCGAGATGATCGTGGAGTCGATCGTCTCTTGGTATCGCTATGCCAAGTTCGACATCCTCATCCTGGCGGAGGTCACCGAGAGCAAGGGCGGGGGTGAAAAGTTCGCCGAGTTTCTCGCCAATCGGATGTGCGCCGTCGGTTATCCGGGACCGCGCATGCGCGGCGGGTTCAGCTGGTTCCCGAATTCGGCCGGCAATGTGGGTGTCTGCAACTTCGCCTATCTGTGGGACGAGCGGTTGCCGTGCCTTGTCGGTCTCGGCGACAGGATCACCTTCGAGTGGGAGCGTGATCACGTCCGCCCGACGATGTTCATGGACGCCGGGATCATGACCATCGGCGGCATTCACGCCAAGGCGGTGATCAAGGATCAGGCTGCGGAAGAAATCCTCGAGAGCTGCCACAAGCTCGACCGGCGGAACAAGCCGGCGGCTTTGATCGGCGACATGAACATCGGCTTTGAGACGTTTCCCGTCTTCACTAAGCGTGAACTGAACGATTTTGGCTGGGACCAGGTGCCACCCGGTATTGCTCCCACCCACGTGCCGCGCAGCGAGCGTTTCCGCTCCCGTGTGCTTGACTATATCTGGCGAAACGGTGGTATTTCCCAGTGCATCGCCGAGCCTCCCATGCCGCAATATCAGATGTGGACCGTCAACGACCATGCGCCGGTGCAGTATCACCTGGCCTGCAGGGCGGGCGAGCTTCCCGTGTAG
- a CDS encoding ATP12 family chaperone protein, giving the protein MRDLLSDIEAGSTIDPVERARALSRRELPKRFYKEAGIARQDDGLHAVQLDGRPVKTTGRNLLALAEEDIAARIAGEWAAQGKEIDPATMPLTRIANAAIDAVPARAGEVADDVTAYAGNDLLFYRADTPQELVERQNATWGPVLAWAEDRFGGRFVLAEGVMPVRQDAALLARIRQALSPLAPLPLAALHVATTLSGSALLALALMEGRLSADEAWGAAFVDEDWNIEQWGQDPEAAALRASRRRDFDAAALILDTCAGRDIG; this is encoded by the coding sequence ATGCGCGACCTGCTGAGCGATATCGAGGCCGGCAGCACCATCGATCCGGTCGAGCGCGCCAGGGCCCTGTCCCGCCGCGAATTGCCCAAGCGCTTCTACAAGGAGGCGGGGATCGCGCGGCAGGACGACGGGCTGCATGCGGTCCAGCTCGACGGCCGGCCGGTCAAGACGACGGGGCGCAATCTTCTTGCGCTTGCCGAAGAAGACATTGCCGCCCGCATCGCCGGCGAATGGGCGGCGCAGGGCAAGGAGATCGATCCGGCGACCATGCCGCTCACCCGCATCGCCAATGCGGCGATCGACGCGGTGCCGGCGCGCGCCGGCGAGGTCGCCGACGACGTCACCGCCTATGCCGGCAACGACCTGCTGTTCTACCGTGCGGACACCCCGCAGGAGCTGGTCGAGCGGCAGAACGCCACCTGGGGGCCGGTGCTGGCCTGGGCTGAAGACCGCTTCGGCGGCCGTTTCGTGCTGGCGGAGGGCGTCATGCCGGTGCGCCAGGACGCGGCGCTGCTCGCCCGCATCCGGCAGGCGCTGTCGCCGCTTGCGCCCCTGCCGCTTGCGGCGCTGCATGTGGCGACGACCTTGAGCGGCTCGGCGCTGCTGGCGCTGGCGCTGATGGAGGGCCGGCTGTCGGCGGACGAGGCCTGGGGCGCCGCCTTCGTCGACGAGGACTGGAACATCGAGCAGTGGGGCCAGGATCCGGAAGCTGCGGCGCTGCGGGCCTCTCGCCGCCGGGATTTCGATGCGGCGGCGCTGATCCTGGACACCTGCGCGGGCCGCGACATCGGCTGA
- a CDS encoding HAD-IA family hydrolase: protein MYLVIFDCDGTLVDSQETILHGLAVGFEAVGLAPPSREAGLSIVGLSLDVAFARLIAPEHHHLVPAMAEAYRQSKVARRLAGLDHDPLYPGAREALDALSARDDVLLGIATGKAMRGVRHMQESHGLEGRFVTIQTADKAPSKPHPGMILQAMAETGAEPARTVMIGDTGFDMEMARAAGVAGLGVSWGYHPRARMEAAGAARILDRFDELLPALGTLLGWSDMEERELA, encoded by the coding sequence CTGTACCTTGTGATCTTCGATTGCGACGGCACGCTGGTCGACAGCCAGGAGACGATCCTGCACGGCCTTGCCGTCGGGTTCGAGGCCGTCGGCCTCGCCCCGCCGTCGCGCGAGGCGGGCCTGTCCATCGTCGGCCTGTCGCTGGACGTCGCCTTCGCGCGGCTCATCGCGCCCGAGCACCATCATCTGGTGCCGGCGATGGCCGAGGCCTATCGCCAGTCCAAGGTGGCGCGCCGGCTCGCCGGGCTCGATCACGATCCGCTCTATCCCGGCGCGCGCGAGGCGCTCGACGCGTTGTCGGCGCGTGACGACGTGCTGCTCGGCATCGCCACCGGCAAGGCCATGCGCGGCGTCCGTCACATGCAGGAAAGCCACGGCCTCGAAGGGCGCTTCGTCACCATCCAGACCGCCGACAAGGCGCCGTCCAAACCGCATCCGGGCATGATCCTGCAGGCGATGGCGGAGACCGGGGCGGAGCCGGCGCGCACCGTGATGATCGGCGATACCGGCTTCGACATGGAGATGGCGCGCGCCGCCGGCGTTGCCGGCCTCGGCGTCAGCTGGGGCTACCATCCGCGGGCGCGGATGGAGGCGGCGGGCGCGGCGCGCATCCTCGACCGGTTCGACGAGCTGCTGCCGGCGCTGGGCACCCTGCTCGGCTGGAGCGACATGGAAGAAAGGGAGCTTGCGTGA
- a CDS encoding RluA family pseudouridine synthase, which translates to MSGIEQKTVTSDEAGMRLDRWFKTHYPGLGHGHLQKLLRTGQVRVDGKRAETSTRVGTGQVVRIPPLTVDAHVAAKDSANAKPKPRKLVAGDREAVEAMVLYEDREVMVLNKPAGLAVQGGSGLTRHLDGMLEAFRDEKGEKPRLVHRLDRETSGILLLAKTRKAASEMAKSFRARQTRKIYWALVAGVPKPRQGRVSTYLARDEGEERMRVARHGEDEAQHSVSLYSVVENAGPKVSWVSLRPITGRTHQLRAHTAHIHHPIVGDPKYFNIENWEFPGGLQNKLHLHARRIVIPHPSGRGTIDVSAPLPPHMQQSWNLLGFDAAQYDPETNDPEE; encoded by the coding sequence ATGTCCGGTATCGAACAGAAGACCGTCACCTCGGACGAGGCCGGCATGCGGCTCGACCGCTGGTTCAAGACCCATTATCCGGGCCTCGGCCACGGCCACCTGCAAAAGCTGCTGCGCACCGGCCAGGTGCGCGTCGACGGCAAGCGCGCGGAAACCTCCACCCGCGTCGGCACCGGCCAGGTGGTGCGCATCCCGCCGCTCACCGTCGATGCCCATGTGGCGGCGAAGGACAGCGCCAACGCCAAGCCGAAGCCGCGCAAGCTGGTGGCCGGCGACCGCGAGGCGGTCGAGGCGATGGTCCTTTACGAGGACCGCGAGGTCATGGTGCTGAACAAGCCGGCCGGCCTTGCCGTGCAGGGCGGTTCCGGCCTGACGCGCCATCTCGACGGCATGCTCGAGGCGTTCCGCGACGAGAAGGGCGAAAAGCCGCGTCTCGTCCACCGGCTCGACCGCGAGACCTCCGGCATCCTCCTGCTGGCCAAGACGCGCAAGGCGGCGTCCGAGATGGCCAAGTCCTTCCGCGCCCGCCAGACCCGCAAGATCTACTGGGCGCTGGTTGCCGGCGTGCCGAAGCCCCGCCAGGGCCGCGTCTCCACCTATCTGGCCCGCGACGAGGGCGAGGAGCGCATGCGCGTTGCCCGCCACGGCGAGGACGAGGCGCAGCATTCCGTCTCGCTCTATTCGGTGGTGGAAAATGCCGGGCCGAAGGTCTCCTGGGTGTCGCTGCGGCCGATCACCGGCCGCACGCACCAGCTGCGTGCCCACACCGCCCATATCCATCATCCCATCGTCGGCGATCCGAAATATTTCAACATCGAGAACTGGGAGTTTCCCGGCGGCCTCCAGAACAAGCTGCACCTGCATGCGCGGCGCATCGTCATTCCGCACCCCTCGGGCCGCGGCACCATCGACGTGTCGGCGCCGCTGCCGCCGCACATGCAGCAGAGCTGGAACCTGCTCGGCTTCGATGCCGCCCAGTACGATCCCGAGACCAACGATCCGGAGGAATAG
- a CDS encoding TetR/AcrR family transcriptional regulator, giving the protein MAARRRAETMEENRARLIAAARKAFAEKGFAAASMDELTAEAGLTRGALYHNFGDKKGLLAAVVAQVDGEMAARAKAVGAGLGDAWQGLLAEGAAYIEMALEPEVQRIVLLDGPAFLGDPSQWPSQNACLQATRQAVAGLIEAGVMKPVDVDAAARLLSGAALTAALWVAASEDPRAALPRAVEAFRAMAEGLLQG; this is encoded by the coding sequence ATGGCGGCAAGACGGCGTGCGGAAACGATGGAGGAAAACCGCGCCAGGCTGATCGCGGCAGCGCGCAAAGCCTTCGCCGAAAAGGGGTTTGCCGCCGCCTCGATGGACGAGCTGACGGCGGAGGCCGGCCTGACGCGCGGCGCGCTCTATCACAATTTCGGCGACAAGAAGGGGCTTCTTGCGGCCGTCGTCGCCCAGGTCGACGGCGAGATGGCCGCCCGCGCCAAGGCGGTCGGAGCGGGGCTCGGCGACGCGTGGCAGGGGCTGCTTGCGGAAGGGGCCGCCTATATCGAGATGGCGCTGGAGCCGGAGGTGCAGCGCATCGTGCTCCTCGACGGGCCGGCCTTTCTCGGCGATCCCTCGCAATGGCCGAGCCAGAATGCCTGCCTGCAGGCCACGCGCCAGGCGGTCGCCGGGCTCATCGAGGCGGGCGTCATGAAGCCGGTGGATGTGGATGCCGCCGCACGCCTGCTGAGCGGGGCGGCGCTCACCGCCGCGCTCTGGGTTGCGGCGAGCGAGGACCCGCGCGCGGCCCTGCCGCGGGCGGTCGAGGCGTTCCGGGCGATGGCCGAGGGGTTGCTCCAGGGCTAG
- a CDS encoding RidA family protein has protein sequence MTRPEPVFPANRHALYEEHGYSAAIRSGDLLFVSGQVGSREDGSPEPDFAAQVRRAFANLKATLAAAGCSFADLVDVTTFHTDPENQFATIMEVKSEIFPKAPYPNWTAVGVTWLAGFDFEIKVIARIPEKV, from the coding sequence ATGACCAGACCCGAACCCGTCTTCCCCGCAAACCGCCATGCCCTTTACGAAGAGCACGGCTACTCCGCCGCCATCCGCTCCGGCGACCTGCTCTTCGTCTCCGGACAGGTGGGCAGCCGCGAGGACGGCTCGCCGGAGCCGGACTTCGCCGCGCAGGTGCGCCGGGCCTTCGCCAATCTGAAGGCGACCCTTGCCGCCGCCGGCTGCAGCTTTGCCGACCTGGTGGACGTGACCACGTTCCACACGGACCCGGAAAACCAGTTCGCGACGATCATGGAGGTGAAGAGCGAGATCTTCCCGAAGGCGCCTTATCCGAACTGGACGGCGGTCGGCGTCACCTGGCTTGCCGGCTTCGACTTCGAGATCAAGGTGATCGCCCGCATTCCCGAAAAGGTCTGA
- the crcB gene encoding fluoride efflux transporter CrcB, producing MFHLFLVALGGGLGAAGRHLVNLAALRTFGPGFPVGTLTVNVAGSLAMGLLVGWLASRPEGVGPGLRLFLATGFLGGFTTFSAFSLDAVSLWERGEATTALIYAAVSVVVSIAALFAGLMVMRSLTAG from the coding sequence ATGTTTCACCTCTTTCTGGTGGCGCTGGGCGGCGGGCTGGGAGCAGCCGGCCGCCACCTCGTCAATCTTGCCGCGCTCAGGACCTTCGGCCCCGGCTTTCCCGTCGGCACGCTGACGGTCAATGTCGCCGGCTCGCTGGCGATGGGGCTGCTGGTAGGGTGGCTTGCCTCCCGCCCGGAAGGGGTGGGCCCCGGCCTGCGCCTGTTCCTGGCGACCGGCTTTCTCGGCGGCTTCACGACATTCTCCGCCTTCTCGCTCGATGCCGTCTCCTTGTGGGAGCGCGGCGAGGCGACGACCGCGCTCATCTACGCCGCCGTTTCGGTCGTGGTGTCGATTGCCGCGCTGTTCGCCGGGCTGATGGTGATGCGCAGCCTGACGGCCGGCTAA